Proteins encoded together in one Peribacillus asahii window:
- a CDS encoding response regulator transcription factor, which translates to MKILVVDDDVYIQQLIFIHLSREGYQVYRANNAEEALAFLEEQTVHLAIVDVMMPGMDGFELTRILSNDFQIPVILLTAKGQLDDKERGFLSGSEDYIVKPFEVKELLFRVAVVLRRVERAIDTVIKVGNLMIDRKSFEVMINQETILLPLKEFELLSLLASRVNKITPRAALVEQAWGVDYEGGEQTLNTHINRVRERLKKYKATVEIQTIRGIGYKLEEMK; encoded by the coding sequence ATGAAAATACTCGTTGTAGATGATGATGTCTACATTCAGCAGCTTATATTCATTCATTTAAGTCGTGAAGGCTATCAAGTATACCGCGCTAATAATGCCGAAGAAGCATTAGCCTTTTTAGAAGAGCAAACCGTTCATTTAGCCATTGTCGATGTGATGATGCCTGGGATGGATGGATTTGAGTTGACCAGAATATTGTCAAATGACTTCCAAATACCCGTCATTCTGCTTACCGCCAAAGGACAGCTTGACGATAAAGAACGAGGCTTTTTATCTGGTTCGGAAGACTATATTGTAAAACCGTTCGAAGTGAAAGAACTGCTATTCCGTGTAGCCGTCGTTTTAAGACGTGTTGAACGAGCAATAGATACCGTAATCAAAGTTGGAAATCTTATGATTGACCGTAAAAGCTTTGAAGTAATGATTAATCAGGAAACCATCCTTCTCCCCCTAAAAGAGTTCGAACTGCTAAGCCTTCTTGCTTCACGTGTGAATAAAATTACACCTCGTGCTGCATTGGTTGAGCAAGCATGGGGAGTCGATTATGAAGGCGGCGAACAAACGCTTAATACACATATCAACCGCGTCCGGGAACGCTTAAAAAAATATAAAGCAACGGTAGAAATTCAAACTATACGCGGAATCGGCTATAAGCTCGAGGAAATGAAATGA
- a CDS encoding transglycosylase domain-containing protein, translated as MERRKQGKSSNRIWSKLNSKSMKVKIVIAGLTMALCCFLVLNMFIWRSDVSKLENPAPQPTIIYDQNGDVASKIAVSNIEGVSIKQIPKDVIHAVIATEDQRFYKHDGINYIAIVRALTRNTLSGEIVAGGSTITQQLAKNAFLTQERTYTRKFKELIFTKKIERTYSKDQIMERYLNQIYFGEGAWGIQRAAQTYFGKDVSELTLGESAMLAGLIKAPSILSPFKDMDRSVERRNLVLSLMEKEGYISQNDVEKAKAKPIVLEGKKIDDYKGKYPYYVDHIIEEAIKKYDLTENEVLSGGLHIFTELNPTIQSAAEQVYKDEKMFPESQSDQLIQSGAIFINPSTGGINALVGGRGEHTFRGFNHATQLKRQPGSTMKPLAAYTPALEQGYEIFDRLQDSPINIDGYQPMNADKQFHGEVTMYEALVHSYNIPPVWLLERMGLKYGTNALERFGIPLKEEDYTPGIALGGMSEGVSPLLMAQAFSAFPNNGVRVEAHSIQKIEDADGEVIGKWSSNATKVTDPSVAQKITYMLKGVVEEGTGVKAQVEGWEVAGKTGTTELPFANSGGSKDHWFVGYTPQIVGAVWMGYDKTDENHYLLESSGATVTKVFKEILSKSTTEFSQKEFGLAAIEKQLSEQRKKEEEKKKEAEEEKKEAEEKKEAEEKKKEQEEKKKEEKKKEAEQEKREKEEEKAEKKKEKEEEKAEKKREKEEEKAEKKKEKEE; from the coding sequence ATGGAAAGAAGGAAGCAAGGAAAATCATCTAATAGGATTTGGAGTAAGCTGAATTCTAAAAGTATGAAGGTGAAGATTGTAATAGCAGGTTTAACAATGGCCTTATGTTGTTTTCTCGTACTGAATATGTTTATTTGGAGAAGTGATGTTAGTAAACTAGAGAACCCGGCCCCGCAGCCAACTATTATTTATGATCAAAATGGAGATGTGGCTAGTAAAATTGCTGTTTCAAATATTGAAGGAGTTAGTATAAAACAGATTCCAAAAGACGTTATTCATGCTGTTATTGCAACAGAGGACCAGCGTTTTTACAAGCATGATGGAATTAATTATATAGCAATTGTTCGGGCATTGACTCGAAACACATTAAGCGGTGAAATTGTGGCGGGTGGAAGTACGATAACTCAGCAGTTAGCCAAAAATGCTTTTTTAACACAAGAACGTACGTATACACGAAAGTTTAAAGAACTTATTTTTACGAAAAAAATTGAACGAACATACTCTAAAGATCAAATTATGGAACGGTACTTAAATCAGATTTATTTTGGTGAAGGAGCGTGGGGCATTCAGCGTGCTGCACAAACATACTTTGGCAAGGACGTTAGTGAATTAACGTTAGGCGAGTCGGCTATGCTCGCAGGGTTGATTAAGGCACCTTCTATTTTATCTCCATTTAAAGACATGGATAGGTCCGTTGAACGGAGAAATCTTGTATTATCATTAATGGAAAAGGAAGGGTATATCAGTCAAAACGATGTGGAAAAGGCAAAGGCAAAGCCTATTGTCTTAGAGGGCAAAAAGATTGATGACTATAAGGGGAAATATCCTTATTATGTAGACCATATTATTGAGGAAGCTATAAAAAAATATGATCTTACAGAAAATGAGGTTCTTTCGGGTGGACTACATATTTTTACAGAATTAAATCCTACGATACAAAGTGCAGCTGAACAGGTGTATAAGGATGAAAAGATGTTTCCTGAAAGCCAATCAGACCAGCTGATTCAAAGTGGAGCTATCTTCATCAACCCCTCAACTGGCGGAATTAACGCACTTGTTGGAGGGAGAGGGGAACATACTTTTCGAGGGTTTAATCATGCTACTCAATTAAAACGACAACCTGGGTCTACGATGAAACCACTGGCTGCCTATACTCCTGCTTTAGAACAAGGATACGAAATCTTTGATAGATTACAAGATTCACCTATTAATATCGATGGCTATCAACCAATGAACGCTGATAAACAATTCCATGGAGAAGTGACCATGTATGAAGCGTTGGTACATTCCTATAACATCCCACCTGTATGGTTATTGGAGAGAATGGGATTGAAATATGGTACGAATGCATTGGAGCGTTTTGGTATTCCATTAAAAGAAGAGGATTATACTCCAGGTATCGCACTTGGAGGGATGAGCGAAGGGGTATCTCCTTTATTGATGGCTCAAGCGTTTTCTGCTTTTCCTAATAATGGTGTCAGGGTAGAAGCACATTCTATTCAAAAAATTGAAGATGCAGATGGAGAGGTCATTGGAAAATGGAGCAGTAATGCTACAAAAGTTACAGATCCTTCAGTTGCTCAGAAAATAACCTATATGCTCAAAGGGGTTGTGGAAGAAGGCACAGGAGTAAAGGCGCAAGTGGAAGGCTGGGAAGTAGCCGGTAAAACGGGGACAACGGAGCTTCCTTTTGCTAATTCAGGCGGATCAAAAGATCATTGGTTTGTAGGATATACTCCACAAATTGTTGGAGCAGTTTGGATGGGATATGATAAAACGGATGAAAATCATTATTTGCTAGAATCAAGCGGCGCGACTGTCACAAAAGTTTTCAAAGAAATTCTCTCTAAGTCTACTACGGAATTTTCCCAAAAAGAATTTGGTTTAGCAGCGATAGAAAAACAGCTTAGTGAACAGCGGAAGAAAGAGGAAGAGAAGAAGAAAGAAGCAGAAGAGGAGAAGAAAGAGGCAGAAGAGAAGAAAGAGGCAGAAGAGAAGAAGAAAGAGCAAGAAGAGAAGAAGAAAGAAGAGAAGAAGAAAGAAGCAGAACAGGAGAAGAGAGAGAAGGAAGAGGAGAAAGCGGAGAAGAAGAAAGAGAAGGAAGAAGAAAAGGCAGAGAAGAAGAGAGAGAAGGAAGAGGAGAAAGCAGAGAAGAAGAAAGAGAAAGAAGAATAG
- a CDS encoding aspartyl-phosphate phosphatase Spo0E family protein → MNVLSLQELEYKIDVLRTHMIAIGKSKGLNHPNTIKFSQELDSLLNVYQKKQIEIIHSSVQSFFQL, encoded by the coding sequence GTGAATGTTTTATCCCTTCAAGAGCTAGAGTATAAAATTGACGTTTTAAGAACCCATATGATTGCTATAGGAAAATCAAAAGGACTTAACCATCCTAATACAATTAAATTCAGTCAAGAGTTAGATAGTTTATTAAACGTATATCAAAAAAAACAAATTGAAATAATCCATTCTTCTGTGCAATCGTTTTTTCAATTGTGA
- a CDS encoding DUF1259 domain-containing protein — protein MESSGMNPSDLCEEFAEILDSTASVVNGVCLATRSRTNIHPVVLGRKAESFMFIPQAFSFENMDRDGRALCLGETVILEEEINPFLSKLRKHGIIVTAVHNHWLFDKPRLMYMHFESIDRPLSFAKKVRDAMEVLITHPVGVSSRANNPNIPIDNLCDDFNDILGGTMHTAENGVCMVMKSRTNIKPVVRGRSGRSFLLIPQMFTFESMTRDGLALCTGETVILQSEINRFISKLREHDIIVTAVHNHWLFDKPRLMFMHFESIDEPILFAKKVRDALRVLTTKEVRPKR, from the coding sequence ATGGAAAGTTCCGGAATGAATCCATCTGATCTTTGTGAAGAATTCGCGGAGATTCTCGATTCAACCGCTAGTGTTGTTAATGGTGTTTGTTTAGCGACTCGTTCAAGAACGAATATTCATCCAGTAGTATTAGGTAGAAAAGCCGAATCCTTTATGTTCATTCCACAAGCTTTTTCATTTGAAAACATGGATAGAGATGGAAGGGCCTTATGTTTAGGCGAGACTGTCATATTAGAAGAAGAAATTAATCCGTTCCTGAGTAAGCTTCGAAAGCATGGAATTATTGTGACTGCTGTGCATAATCACTGGCTTTTTGATAAACCGCGTCTGATGTATATGCACTTTGAATCGATCGATCGTCCGCTCTCGTTTGCTAAAAAAGTTCGAGATGCTATGGAGGTATTGATTACACATCCTGTAGGGGTTAGTTCTAGAGCAAACAATCCTAATATCCCTATAGATAATCTATGTGATGATTTTAATGACATCCTCGGAGGAACGATGCATACAGCTGAAAATGGAGTTTGTATGGTGATGAAATCTCGCACCAATATCAAACCTGTCGTTCGCGGCAGGAGCGGAAGGTCTTTTCTGCTTATTCCACAAATGTTTACATTTGAATCCATGACAAGAGATGGTTTAGCCCTTTGTACCGGTGAAACAGTTATTCTCCAGTCCGAAATAAACCGCTTTATTAGTAAACTTCGTGAACATGATATTATCGTTACGGCCGTTCATAACCACTGGTTATTTGATAAACCTAGGCTTATGTTCATGCACTTTGAATCGATTGATGAGCCAATCCTCTTTGCAAAAAAAGTTCGAGACGCTTTACGTGTCTTGACTACTAAAGAAGTTCGGCCGAAAAGGTAG
- a CDS encoding RNA-guided endonuclease InsQ/TnpB family protein — MTHSFQIPYDSSLYEELRTMQREAASVWNDIVREATSYYFACKKWLSKTEIQAIRKQTYNLHSQTVQAIADKYAANRETIRQLRKTDSKAKYPWRRKYYYCIPLKKASMDISTDTITIKKVDYRFSLPNLLTKKKKKNWNEKFPKHNQSVVIPNRSEENLDACNYAEIVWRNGAYWFCYTVQVPEQDLSAYEKKVAGGDLGEIHAVAAVATEDRALVLSGRAMRSISQFRSKALADLSKKMSRCKKGSRQWKKYKCARNRLHQTSKNQLEALEHKTTKEIVAFLEAEKVTRLVIGNVSGIEKGTKKNEQKKRKQNQVRRQQLSLWNQGKIKQKLTYKAKIKGIHVTETEESYTSQDCPFCGGRHRAKGRTFICSVHKTEIHRDVNGAQNIARKQHQMAVQPLVSVVFKQPVWYRRFLSKKQGDSSLKDKPPTGKSIAGRTA, encoded by the coding sequence GTGACTCATTCCTTTCAAATACCCTATGATTCCAGCTTATACGAAGAATTAAGAACGATGCAACGAGAAGCGGCCTCCGTTTGGAATGATATCGTGAGGGAAGCTACTTCCTATTATTTTGCTTGTAAAAAGTGGTTAAGTAAAACCGAGATTCAAGCCATTCGAAAACAAACCTACAACCTTCATTCGCAAACAGTTCAGGCCATCGCGGATAAATATGCGGCCAACCGTGAAACGATTCGACAGCTAAGAAAAACGGATTCAAAAGCTAAGTATCCGTGGCGAAGAAAATATTATTATTGCATCCCCTTGAAAAAAGCCTCTATGGACATTTCAACTGACACCATCACGATTAAAAAAGTAGACTACAGATTCTCCCTTCCTAACCTTTTAACTAAGAAGAAAAAGAAAAACTGGAACGAAAAGTTTCCAAAGCACAATCAATCGGTCGTCATTCCCAATCGATCAGAAGAAAACTTAGACGCGTGTAACTATGCAGAAATTGTCTGGCGGAACGGAGCATATTGGTTTTGTTATACGGTTCAAGTTCCTGAACAAGATCTGTCCGCGTATGAGAAGAAGGTGGCAGGTGGGGACCTAGGAGAAATTCATGCGGTTGCTGCGGTGGCCACCGAAGATAGAGCCCTTGTCCTGTCAGGACGTGCGATGCGCAGCATCTCCCAATTTCGTTCCAAAGCCTTAGCGGACTTAAGTAAGAAAATGTCCCGTTGTAAAAAAGGGTCTCGTCAATGGAAAAAGTACAAATGTGCCAGAAATCGCCTACACCAAACAAGTAAAAATCAACTCGAAGCCTTGGAACATAAAACGACGAAAGAGATTGTCGCCTTTTTGGAAGCAGAAAAAGTGACGCGTTTGGTCATCGGAAACGTATCAGGCATCGAAAAAGGGACCAAGAAGAACGAACAAAAGAAACGAAAACAGAACCAAGTAAGAAGACAACAACTGTCCCTGTGGAATCAAGGGAAAATCAAACAAAAACTCACCTATAAAGCGAAAATCAAAGGCATCCATGTGACAGAAACCGAGGAAAGCTATACATCTCAAGATTGTCCGTTTTGCGGAGGCAGACATCGGGCAAAGGGAAGAACGTTTATTTGTTCTGTTCACAAAACAGAAATCCATCGGGATGTAAATGGTGCTCAAAATATTGCGCGCAAACAACATCAGATGGCCGTCCAACCACTTGTTTCTGTGGTGTTTAAACAGCCTGTTTGGTATCGGCGTTTTTTGTCCAAAAAACAAGGAGATTCCTCTCTTAAGGACAAGCCCCCAACAGGAAAAAGTATCGCCGGTCGAACGGCGTAG
- a CDS encoding SMI1/KNR4 family protein — translation MERNIWRDDTDEYKLEPLTSEMVKQAEEELEVKLPELYIQILKEQNGGYIKFDSHPSDTPNSWADDHVQVDYIFGIGEEDGILESQYLIEEWDLPSNVVLISGDGHSWIAFDYRKTKVEPPIIFIDGDGEQIFELAPNFESFLTGLTIWEDDIGLDEFPES, via the coding sequence ATGGAGAGGAATATATGGAGAGATGATACGGACGAATATAAGCTAGAGCCGTTAACATCTGAGATGGTTAAACAAGCAGAAGAAGAACTCGAAGTAAAATTGCCAGAGTTATACATACAGATTCTTAAAGAACAAAACGGAGGATATATAAAGTTTGATTCACATCCTTCTGATACTCCAAATTCTTGGGCGGACGATCATGTTCAGGTAGATTATATATTTGGTATAGGAGAGGAAGATGGTATATTAGAGAGTCAATATTTAATTGAGGAATGGGATTTACCGAGTAATGTCGTTCTCATCTCTGGGGATGGACATAGTTGGATTGCTTTTGATTATAGAAAAACAAAGGTAGAACCTCCTATCATATTTATTGATGGTGATGGTGAACAGATTTTTGAGTTGGCTCCTAATTTCGAATCATTTTTAACTGGTTTGACGATTTGGGAAGACGACATAGGTTTGGATGAATTTCCTGAATCGTAG
- a CDS encoding MMPL family transporter produces MKKLLYPITDWVSTKRGMWITIIVWLLLMIGLSAGPKLGDYKVTNFQALPDEAKSIIAEQKTEELFPNDQGTPGILVFHNENGDVNIEEAKQILDGILAEDIKGIESIVNISKLPPQALEGFISEDGTTMIVPMELENGLGNSQYAKINDQASEIGNEIAETLDSTNFYITGPAGIAGDTVKLFEQADFVLLLATVVIILVLLITIYRSPLLAFIPLLATVIVYQVVNQSVALMGAGGLEINNSTTSIMSILLFAAVIDYSLFVFSRYREELNHYESKYEAMKHAMRSTGEPVLFAGGTVLAAMLILFFADFREYQNFAPIFGTAMFFIMLASITLVPALFTLFGRKAFWPKVPKYGQEKEVKHSVWGRIAKLVVNKPGLSGGIVAIFMAITAFNVLNLDYEFDTVKKFPEDLPSRVGYEIVEAGYDKGELAPSTLLIVSDKPMTEDDTVTVIEKLQGFDEIASVRMTAKSEDSKAAKMSVALTMNPYSTEAIDFMQELREKTPEMLEELSIDGEAYYSGVTVKLVDEREVNNGDIVTIVLLETLLILVLLFALTRSFKMPIYMMATILLSYVSALGLGIFLVDVLFGYDAISTRVPVYAFIFLVALGIDYNIILVSRFIEERKKHKVKEALEIAIRNTGGVISSAGVILAATFAALTTMPIADLFVFGFMVAVGILIDTFLVRGMLLPSLILLFEKAKETSHNSL; encoded by the coding sequence GTGAAAAAACTGCTATATCCAATTACAGACTGGGTTTCAACAAAGCGTGGAATGTGGATTACGATCATTGTCTGGCTTCTCCTGATGATTGGCTTAAGTGCCGGTCCAAAGCTTGGCGACTATAAAGTAACCAATTTCCAGGCGCTTCCCGATGAGGCGAAATCTATAATAGCTGAACAAAAAACGGAAGAATTATTCCCAAATGATCAAGGCACGCCCGGAATCCTTGTGTTCCATAATGAAAATGGCGATGTCAATATCGAAGAGGCTAAACAGATATTAGACGGAATTCTGGCTGAAGATATTAAAGGAATTGAATCAATCGTCAATATCAGTAAATTGCCCCCGCAAGCGCTAGAGGGCTTTATCTCTGAAGACGGAACAACAATGATTGTGCCGATGGAACTGGAAAACGGACTTGGCAATAGCCAATATGCCAAAATAAATGACCAGGCTTCCGAAATTGGTAATGAGATTGCCGAAACGCTCGATAGCACTAATTTTTATATAACTGGCCCGGCAGGAATTGCGGGAGATACTGTCAAACTGTTTGAACAAGCGGACTTTGTTCTGTTGCTTGCAACAGTTGTCATTATTTTAGTATTACTTATCACCATCTACCGCTCACCATTACTTGCCTTCATACCACTGCTTGCAACGGTTATCGTTTACCAAGTTGTGAATCAAAGTGTGGCTTTAATGGGTGCCGGCGGACTTGAGATTAATAACTCAACAACCTCAATTATGAGCATCCTATTGTTCGCAGCCGTGATTGATTACTCATTGTTTGTTTTCTCCCGCTACCGCGAGGAACTTAACCATTATGAAAGCAAATACGAAGCGATGAAGCATGCAATGCGCTCCACTGGAGAACCTGTATTGTTTGCAGGAGGAACTGTGCTGGCTGCGATGCTTATCTTATTCTTCGCTGATTTTCGTGAGTATCAAAACTTTGCGCCAATCTTTGGAACAGCCATGTTCTTTATCATGCTAGCCTCCATCACGTTGGTACCTGCATTATTTACGCTGTTCGGTCGAAAAGCATTCTGGCCTAAAGTGCCGAAGTACGGACAGGAAAAAGAAGTCAAACATAGTGTATGGGGACGGATTGCCAAGCTCGTTGTTAACAAGCCCGGCCTATCAGGTGGAATCGTTGCAATCTTCATGGCGATAACCGCTTTTAATGTTCTGAACCTTGATTATGAATTCGATACAGTGAAAAAATTCCCTGAAGACCTGCCATCTCGTGTAGGCTATGAAATTGTCGAAGCTGGATATGACAAAGGGGAGCTTGCACCATCTACCCTGCTCATCGTCAGCGATAAACCTATGACGGAAGACGATACAGTAACGGTGATTGAAAAACTGCAAGGCTTTGATGAAATTGCATCTGTCCGCATGACAGCAAAATCTGAGGACTCAAAGGCAGCGAAAATGAGCGTAGCCTTAACAATGAATCCATATTCTACAGAAGCAATCGACTTCATGCAGGAATTGCGTGAAAAAACGCCAGAGATGCTAGAAGAGCTTTCAATAGATGGAGAAGCTTATTACAGCGGGGTCACTGTAAAGTTAGTAGACGAGCGTGAGGTAAATAACGGCGATATCGTTACGATTGTACTATTGGAAACCCTTCTGATTTTGGTGCTGTTATTCGCTCTTACCCGCTCATTTAAGATGCCGATTTATATGATGGCGACAATTTTACTTTCCTATGTATCTGCCTTAGGTCTTGGGATTTTTCTCGTCGACGTCTTGTTTGGCTATGATGCAATCAGTACCCGTGTGCCAGTCTACGCCTTCATCTTCCTTGTGGCATTGGGCATTGATTATAACATTATCCTGGTTTCACGCTTCATTGAGGAGAGGAAAAAACATAAGGTCAAGGAAGCTCTTGAAATTGCAATCCGCAATACCGGCGGAGTCATTTCATCGGCTGGTGTCATTTTGGCCGCTACATTTGCAGCTTTGACAACGATGCCAATTGCCGACCTGTTTGTCTTTGGATTCATGGTAGCTGTAGGCATCCTGATTGATACATTCCTTGTTCGCGGAATGCTTCTTCCTTCATTAATATTGTTATTTGAAAAAGCTAAGGAGACCTCTCATAATAGTCTATAG